The nucleotide window GAAAGCGTCCGGACAGTAAATGGCCCGAGATTAGCAGAAAAACGCAGTTAGTATTGGACGCGGTGAAGAAATCCATTGATCTTGGTTGTAAGCCTGTTAAGTTGTAGCTAACTTTCTTGGTTTCCTAAGGCGTATGGGATTAATTTGCTAAGAACTTTTATACGTTAGAGATAGTTGTTTTATAAATATTTATCCTGCTGGCTGTTCAGATTAAACGTAACCAGATGTGGGGAGTTTGCAGATTGCTGCTCCGAGACTTGTCGTGATTAGGGCTGGGTGCGGTTCGGATAGGTTCGATTTTGGGTCCGAACCACAATCCAAACCGCACACTGCGGTTTGCCTGAAttccaaaacacaaacaaacaatattGGCTTAAAACTGATGTAATCGGTTCACCAATGATGCCGTGCGGTTTAACATGCACATATTACCAAATTTGAACAATTGTGGGCGACAATTTTGTTGCAATTCAATGCGCTCCCTAAATAACCTCCTAGTTAAAATTTACGGAGGATTCAGAAAAATTTCATCTCTAATCAAGCTCCCTATTATGCTCTTAAGGTATCAAAACTAAATTACTagggaaactaatgaaaatgatttgaaagctttgagttttaacggtaatgacaaaataatgggtaaagtgaatagtacaaagattgactttttagtgtaaaaatgtggtttttcattaaaataaacagtaccgaaagcttttcgttaaaactccctaaattaTTTTGAGCACGTGTTTTTTCTAGAAAACACTTCAATTGTTTTTAGAActcaaatattttctctaaaaatgattccaatgattttaaaaatacttctaAACGAGTTGGTgcgtttggttttttttttatctcttcttttctttcagtCCAATCACTACAGACGTCTTTGTCTCTGTCCAATATATAGTGATTGAATCTAATTTTGATTGGTTAATCCGATCCGTTCATCAATGATCGGCAAGTACGATGGTCCCGATAATGATCTTATACGTATTTCGCGCGTACCTCACCTGCGGCTTTAAAAAACCTGACTCGGCCATGTAAATAATAGCAAGAAAATTAAAATCCGAACAAAGTGGGACTAAAAATGATTGCCGCCATTTCTCTCTCAACGAACAAACCTGGCGCTTCAACCAACATAACTGTACCTTCTTTAATCCCCAACGGTCCTCAAAAACCTAGCAAACCTCTACCTTCAACCCTCAAATGGCTCGCCAAATCCGGCAAATTAGACGAGGCCCTTCGCCTGATCGAATCCTCACCCTCCAAATTAACAGCCACCCAGTCGGACATCGAGGCCTACTCCCTCCTCCTCCACACCTGCATCTCCAGAAGATCCTTAGAGCACGGCCAAAGGCTTTATCTCCAGCTTCTCCTCTCCGACGACAGAGGTGAAAACGGCATCCTTCTCCGAAACCCCACCTTGAAAAGCAAGCTCATTACGCTCTACTCCGTTTGCGGCAGAGTCGACGATGCTCGCTCTGTTTTTTATGATGGGGTTGAAGATGGTCAGATGCCGGAGTCGGTGTGGGTGGCGATGGCTATCGGGTACTTGCGAAACGGGTTCTTGGTGGAAGCATTGATTGTGTACTGTGACATGCTGAGCAGGTTAGTCCTGCCGGGTAATTTCGCTTTTTCGATGGCCTTGAAGGCGTGTGCCGAGCTGTCTGAGTTGAGGGTTGGTAGGGCGGTCCATGCCCAGATTGTGAAATCCAGTGAAGAGCCTGATCAGGTGGTGAGTAATGCTCTGCTGCGGTTGTATGCGGAGAACGGGTGTTTTGTGGATGTCTTCAAGGTGTTCGATACAATGCCTGAGAGAAATGTTGTGTCTTGGAACTCTTTGATTGCGAGTTTTGCTCAACGAGACCAAGTGTTTCAGTCATTGGATTGTTTTAGAAGGATGCAAGGACAAGGGATGGGATTCAGTTGGGTCACCCTCACGACGATTTTACCAGTTTGCGCTAGAATGACTGCACTTCATTTCGGGAAAGAGATACATGCCCAGATTGTAAAGTCCACCAAGAGACCAGATGTACCTGTACTAAACTCACTTGTCGACATGTATGCGAAATCTGGAGCAATTGATTACTGTAAGAGGGTGTTTGATGGAATGCAAAGTAAAGACTTGACATCATGGAATACTGTGCTGGCAGGGTATGCCAGCAATGGGTTTATGGAAGAGGGAATGAAATTGTTTGCTCAGATGGTAGAGTCTGGCATCCGACCAGATGGGGTAACATTTATAGCTTTGTTGTCTGGCTGTAGCCATGCGGGGCTTACTGATGAAGGACAAAGTTTATTTAGTAAAATGAAGGAGGGTTATGGCGTGTCACCAACATTTGAGCATTATGCTTGCTTGGTGGATATGTTGGGTAGAGCCGGTAGAATTAAGGAAGCGTTAGATATAGTGGAAAACATGCCTATGAAGCCAACTGGTAGCATATGGGGATCGTTACTCAACTCATGTCGGCTCCAAGGCAATGTTTCTCTTGCAGAGCGAGCTGCAATGGAGTTGTTTGAGCTTGAACGACACAATCCTGGGAACTATGTGATGCTCTCAAACATTTATGCAAATGCAGGGATGTGGGAAGGTGTGAATAGGGTTAGGGAACTAATGAAGGATAGGGGAATAAAAAAGGAGGCTGGATGCAGTTGGATACAAATAAAGAACAAAATTCACACATTTGTAGCAGGTGGCAGTTTTGAATTTCGTAATTCAACTGAGTTTAAAAAGGTTTGGAGTGAATTGATGGATGCTATGGAAGAGGTTGGATACAACACTGACACCAGTGTTGTCCTACATGATGTAAATGAACAAACCAAAGCAATGTGGGTTTGTGGACATAGTGAAAGAATCGCACTTACGTTTGCACTTGTCCACACTGCTGCCAGAATGCCAATTAGGATTACAAAGAACTTGCGCATTTGTGCAGATTGCCACTCCTGggtgaaaatagtttcaatggTTACAGGGAGAGAGATTGTTTTGAGAGACACAAATCGCTTCCACCATTTCAAAGGAGGAGCATGCTCTTGCAAGGACTACTGGTAATAAGTTAAATAACACAATTCTTTCTTGCTTCTCTCGACATTCTGCcactgtctttttttttttcacgattCTTGTTTACAATTTTTTGTGAAGTTTGATTCTTCCTCTTATAAGGACcgattatataataaaattatgtTATGTTCTAGCATCTTGTTTCTTGTCCAATTTTAAAGAAGTAATCAGGGTCTTCAGAACTGTCTACATCTTCAGGTAAGTTGGTCTCAATCCTTGAGAGTGGTCATCTGTCCAT belongs to Malus sylvestris chromosome 17, drMalSylv7.2, whole genome shotgun sequence and includes:
- the LOC126612461 gene encoding pentatricopeptide repeat-containing protein At3g14330 isoform X2, with the translated sequence MIAAISLSTNKPGASTNITVPSLIPNGPQKPSKPLPSTLKWLAKSGKLDEALRLIESSPSKLTATQSDIEAYSLLLHTCISRRSLEHGQRLYLQLLLSDDRGENGILLRNPTLKSKLITLYSVCGRVDDARSVFYDGVEDGQMPESVWVAMAIGYLRNGFLVEALIVYCDMLSRLVLPGNFAFSMALKACAELSELRVGRAVHAQIVKSSEEPDQVVSNALLRLYAENGCFVDVFKVFDTMPERNVVSWNSLIASFAQRDQVFQSLDCFRRMQGQGMGFSWVTLTTILPVCARMTALHFGKEIHAQIVKSTKRPDVPVLNSLVDMYAKSGAIDYCKRVFDGMQSKDLTSWNTVLAGYASNGFMEEGMKLFAQMVESGIRPDGVTFIALLSGCSHAGLTDEGQSLFSKMKEGYGVSPTFEHYACLVDMLGRAGRIKEALDIVENMPMKPTGSIWGSLLNSCRLQGNVSLAERAAMELFELERHNPGNYVMLSNIYANAGMWEGVNRVRELMKDRGIKKEAGCSWIQIKNKIHTFVAGGSFEFRNSTEFKKVWSELMDAMEEVGYNTDTSVVLHDVNEQTKAMWVCGHSERIALTFALVHTAARMPIRITKNLRICADCHSWVKIVSMVTGREIVLRDTNRFHHFKGGACSCKDYW
- the LOC126612461 gene encoding pentatricopeptide repeat-containing protein At3g14330 isoform X1, with protein sequence MIAAISLSTNKPGASTNITVPSLIPNGPQKPSKPLPSTLKWLAKSGKLDEALRLIESSPSKLTATQSDIEAYSLLLHTCISRRSLEHGQRLYLQLLLSDDRGENGILLRNPTLKSKLITLYSVCGRVDDARSVFYDGVEDGQMPESVWVAMAIGYLRNGFLVEALIVYCDMLSRLVLPGNFAFSMALKACAELSELRVGRAVHAQIVKSSEEPDQVVSNALLRLYAENGCFVDVFKVFDTMPERNVVSWNSLIASFAQRDQVFQSLDCFRRMQGQGMGFSWVTLTTILPVCARMTALHFGKEIHAQIVKSTKRPDVPVLNSLVDMYAKSGAIDYCKRVFDGMQSKDLTSWNTVLAGYASNGFMEEGMKLFAQMVESGIRPDGVTFIALLSGCSHAGLTDEGQSLFSKMKEGYGVSPTFEHYACLVDMLGRAGRIKEALDIVENMPMKPTGSIWGSLLNSCRLQGNVSLAERAAMELFELERHNPGNYVMLSNIYANAGMWEGVNRVRELMKDRGIKKEAGCSWIQIKNKIHTFVAGGSFEFRNSTEFKKVWSELMDAMEEVGYNTDTSVVLHDVNEQTKAMWVCGHSERIALTFALVHTAARMPIRITKNLRICADCHSWVKIVSMVTGREIVLRDTNRFHHFKGGACSCKDYW